A single region of the Enterobacter cloacae complex sp. R_G8 genome encodes:
- a CDS encoding N-6 DNA methylase, with amino-acid sequence MNASLFEEMLTTIKKKSSIRNTEQAVELISLFVFFHYIKLYLHEHNKMVLDIKNLSGNNINEIKIHYKQLYENFILSLDIKNTNHDVHEKLMSKIDFLIDNINDHEIIKHIDHSLSHIHSLTEFYQYANSYQSLILRMVNESGRSGEYVTPSAIVQLMVEMLSPTDGKSIYDPACGTGGLLIESARHINSNNLSNNLNYSLIGNDTSSFACLISIVNLLINEVFNFEIILKDSLEQNYTNEKYDFILTNPPFGKKSGWDNVHINTHYKGPNLDYYFLEHVIDSLSVNGKAAIILPERFLYDVSKECITLKDKIFKNYNLECILSIPSGALLPYTAVKLCILFISNSGPTDRIFFYNLNNGEKYSRTNTIKFDDFIDFLDSGKKRRITEHSWIIDMSDTPLSYDLLLKDKERNSYEFFSNSISNIEQTIRNNKLLLAELSLLREKIATLESTIKNHSHEYEFERIKVGNVAKIKSGNLLQKNKLLSAGPIPVYGGNGVIGYNDEAMENGENIIIGKVGALCGNVRYVQGDIWVTNNSLIIKNDAPNKILTPYLAKLLSTLNLRRLAVGTAQQYLTTTQIKNVEVSIPSLTTQHKLNMWLDELDNTLEQYNELIEKIMNDKQALKENLYKGLLIK; translated from the coding sequence ATGAATGCCTCTTTATTTGAAGAAATGCTTACAACAATCAAGAAAAAGAGCTCGATAAGAAATACTGAACAAGCGGTAGAGTTAATTTCATTGTTTGTTTTTTTTCATTATATAAAATTATATCTGCATGAACATAATAAAATGGTTTTAGATATAAAAAACTTATCAGGCAACAACATTAATGAAATTAAAATTCATTACAAGCAGTTATATGAAAACTTTATTTTATCGTTAGATATAAAAAATACAAACCATGACGTGCATGAAAAACTCATGAGCAAGATCGATTTTTTAATTGACAATATCAATGACCATGAAATAATTAAACATATAGATCATTCTCTTTCACATATACATTCACTCACAGAGTTCTATCAATATGCAAATTCTTACCAATCTTTAATTCTTAGGATGGTTAATGAATCTGGTCGATCTGGGGAATATGTTACTCCTTCTGCTATAGTTCAGCTCATGGTTGAAATGTTATCACCTACAGATGGCAAATCAATCTACGACCCAGCATGTGGTACCGGAGGTTTATTAATAGAGTCAGCACGACATATTAATAGCAATAACTTGAGCAACAATTTAAATTACTCCCTTATTGGTAATGACACATCATCATTTGCCTGTTTAATCTCAATTGTTAATCTTTTAATCAATGAAGTATTTAATTTTGAAATAATCCTAAAAGATAGTTTGGAACAAAATTATACAAATGAAAAATATGACTTTATTTTAACTAACCCACCATTTGGGAAAAAGAGCGGATGGGATAACGTTCATATTAACACCCATTACAAAGGACCTAATCTAGACTATTACTTCCTAGAGCATGTTATTGATTCTCTCAGTGTTAATGGCAAAGCAGCCATAATATTACCAGAGCGTTTTTTATATGATGTGAGTAAAGAATGCATTACTCTTAAAGATAAGATTTTCAAAAATTATAATTTAGAATGTATTTTATCCATACCGTCGGGCGCATTATTGCCCTACACTGCAGTAAAACTATGTATTCTTTTTATAAGTAATTCTGGCCCAACTGATAGAATATTTTTCTACAATTTAAATAATGGTGAAAAATACTCACGTACAAATACTATAAAATTCGATGATTTTATAGATTTTTTAGATTCTGGAAAAAAAAGAAGAATAACAGAGCACTCCTGGATTATAGATATGAGTGACACACCTTTATCTTATGATTTACTCTTAAAAGATAAAGAGCGAAACTCATATGAGTTCTTTAGTAATTCTATATCTAACATTGAACAGACAATACGTAATAATAAATTATTACTAGCCGAGTTATCTTTATTAAGAGAAAAAATAGCAACACTAGAATCAACAATAAAAAATCATTCTCATGAATATGAATTTGAAAGAATTAAAGTTGGCAATGTTGCAAAAATAAAATCTGGAAATTTATTACAGAAAAATAAACTATTATCCGCAGGACCAATTCCTGTATATGGCGGAAATGGAGTTATTGGATATAATGATGAGGCAATGGAAAATGGTGAAAATATTATTATTGGTAAGGTCGGAGCTCTTTGTGGAAACGTTCGGTATGTTCAGGGTGACATTTGGGTGACAAATAACTCGTTAATTATTAAGAATGATGCACCAAATAAGATTTTAACACCCTACCTTGCAAAATTACTATCTACTTTAAACTTAAGAAGGCTCGCCGTTGGCACCGCTCAGCAATATTTAACCACAACACAAATAAAAAATGTAGAAGTTAGCATTCCATCTTTAACGACTCAGCATAAATTAAATATGTGGCTTGATGAGTTAGATAATACGCTTGAACAATATAATGAGCTCATTGAAAAAATAATGAATGATAAGCAAGCACTTAAAGAGAATTTGTATAAAGGTCTTTTAATAAAATAG
- a CDS encoding type I restriction endonuclease subunit R translates to MFNEQTVTENGIIDRLKGLSGVKWTYCHGENLPKQAQDIFVDEWLKDALCSLNPDIGRQPDYADEVIYKLRGVVLETRHTGLVKANENFQEWLMADKTLPFGENGDHITINLIDFDNIENNHFVVAQQVHYIAATEVYFDIVLYVNGIPLVVGEVKTATRPSVTWQDGAADFMGGKKYYWKNVESFFVPNLLCFASEGKTFAYGAINARVKDWGPWHNTELRDEILPGLASVLNSCESLLNPQTLLQLLESFALFSTVKTGKNTPPKRVKILPRYPQFEAAKQIVERVRRGYPKKGLIWHFQGSGKSLLMLYAAKMLRADNALKNPTVLIVVDRRDLDSQINETFGGADVKNLIKVQSCKKLGEYIEQDSRGILITTIFKFKDIEIDDSNPNGLNNRDNIIVLVDEAHRTQEGGLGEKMRWAMPNAHFYGLTGTPISGIDRNTFKLFGAEEDPGRYMSRYSYKQSIRDGATNPVKFEPRLAELRVDRDAINEEFEQLATENNLDEEEKAALSRRAGKLAIMLKSPRRMAAVSNDIVEHFTSHVMPKKMKGMVVVYDREACVQMYYLLGEKLGFNAVEVVMNVDQAPVKAEEGGKKDKLNKDWLKWHDELGLPVKQADFERWQHIDAEEQVQKDLIECFKDPVHPLQLIIVTAKLLTGFDAPICYCMYLDKPLRDHTLLQAMCRTNRLYETDDVRKDMGLIIDYLGVFENLRTALAYNPEEVEGVVEGIEAFKELLPLQLNKCLSFFPGVDRSIEGFEGIMAAQECLPTNEKRDEFAASFGVLSKLWSAINPDPFLTPYRQDYKWLAQIYESVRPVGQTGALVWAALGPETIKMIHEHTDINRIRDDIDELIMDEHAIFTLTAKEQEQRAKRLEIDLMGRLRGSHDPKFVALGERLEKLRQDYEAGVIKAIDWLKGLLDAAKETVQAERETGERPVTEADNKQALTKLFLETRPETTPKLIGDVVEQIDKIVKATRFDGWQNSNSGPREIQKALLLTLAQFGLGKDKELFRKAYGYIEEHY, encoded by the coding sequence ATGTTTAACGAACAAACCGTTACAGAAAATGGAATTATCGACCGCTTAAAAGGATTAAGCGGGGTCAAGTGGACTTACTGCCACGGTGAAAACCTGCCTAAACAAGCGCAGGATATCTTCGTTGATGAGTGGCTAAAAGACGCGCTTTGTTCGTTAAACCCTGATATCGGCAGACAGCCTGACTATGCCGATGAGGTCATTTACAAACTGCGAGGAGTGGTTTTAGAAACTCGCCATACCGGTTTGGTAAAGGCCAATGAAAACTTCCAGGAATGGTTGATGGCCGACAAAACCTTGCCTTTTGGCGAGAATGGCGACCATATCACCATCAATCTGATTGATTTTGACAATATAGAAAATAACCACTTTGTGGTGGCACAGCAGGTCCACTATATCGCGGCCACTGAAGTCTATTTTGATATTGTCCTTTATGTGAACGGTATACCACTGGTGGTGGGCGAAGTTAAAACCGCAACGCGCCCTAGCGTGACCTGGCAAGACGGTGCCGCCGACTTCATGGGGGGCAAAAAGTACTATTGGAAAAATGTTGAATCTTTCTTTGTACCTAACTTGCTGTGTTTTGCCAGCGAAGGTAAAACTTTTGCCTATGGTGCAATTAATGCTCGTGTTAAAGACTGGGGGCCCTGGCATAATACTGAGCTTCGTGATGAGATTCTGCCGGGATTAGCATCGGTACTCAACAGCTGCGAGAGTTTGTTAAACCCGCAAACCTTATTACAGTTACTGGAATCTTTTGCATTATTTTCAACCGTCAAAACGGGCAAGAATACTCCGCCTAAACGCGTTAAAATCCTGCCGCGTTACCCGCAATTTGAAGCAGCAAAACAAATCGTTGAGCGTGTTCGCAGAGGCTATCCCAAAAAAGGTCTGATTTGGCATTTCCAGGGATCGGGTAAATCCTTGTTGATGCTTTACGCCGCTAAAATGCTGCGTGCCGACAATGCGTTAAAAAACCCAACGGTACTCATCGTAGTGGACCGGCGAGATCTGGACAGCCAAATTAATGAAACCTTTGGTGGAGCCGACGTTAAGAATCTGATAAAAGTGCAAAGCTGCAAAAAGTTGGGCGAATACATTGAGCAAGACAGCCGTGGCATTTTAATCACCACTATCTTTAAATTTAAAGATATCGAAATTGATGATAGCAACCCCAATGGCCTGAACAACCGTGACAACATCATTGTGTTGGTTGACGAAGCCCACCGTACCCAGGAAGGTGGATTAGGCGAGAAAATGCGCTGGGCGATGCCCAATGCCCACTTCTATGGCCTGACTGGTACTCCGATTTCTGGCATTGATCGTAATACATTCAAGTTGTTCGGTGCTGAAGAAGATCCAGGGCGCTATATGAGCCGCTATAGCTATAAGCAGTCGATCCGTGACGGCGCGACTAACCCCGTGAAGTTTGAACCTCGGCTGGCCGAACTCCGAGTGGATCGCGATGCTATCAACGAAGAATTCGAGCAACTTGCTACTGAAAACAACCTGGATGAAGAAGAAAAGGCAGCATTGTCCAGACGCGCCGGCAAGCTGGCTATTATGCTGAAATCTCCCAGACGTATGGCTGCGGTGAGTAATGACATTGTTGAGCATTTTACCAGCCATGTTATGCCGAAAAAGATGAAAGGCATGGTGGTAGTGTATGATCGCGAAGCCTGTGTGCAGATGTATTATTTGCTCGGTGAAAAGCTCGGTTTTAATGCAGTTGAAGTGGTTATGAACGTTGACCAGGCTCCGGTTAAAGCTGAAGAGGGTGGTAAAAAAGATAAGCTCAACAAGGACTGGCTCAAATGGCATGACGAATTGGGGCTACCTGTTAAACAAGCCGATTTCGAACGCTGGCAGCACATTGATGCGGAAGAGCAGGTACAGAAGGATCTGATTGAATGCTTTAAAGATCCTGTGCATCCGTTACAGCTTATCATCGTTACCGCCAAGTTGCTTACTGGCTTTGATGCACCAATTTGCTACTGCATGTACCTCGATAAGCCTCTACGCGATCATACTCTTCTTCAGGCTATGTGCCGAACCAACCGGTTGTACGAAACCGATGATGTACGCAAGGACATGGGATTAATTATCGACTACCTCGGTGTTTTCGAAAATCTGCGTACCGCTCTGGCCTATAATCCTGAAGAAGTTGAAGGGGTTGTGGAAGGAATTGAGGCATTTAAAGAGCTATTGCCGCTGCAATTGAATAAATGTCTATCCTTCTTCCCTGGTGTGGATCGTTCCATAGAAGGTTTTGAAGGTATTATGGCCGCGCAAGAATGTCTGCCAACTAACGAGAAGCGTGATGAATTCGCTGCCAGCTTTGGAGTGTTATCTAAGTTATGGTCAGCTATCAACCCAGATCCTTTTTTGACCCCTTATCGTCAGGACTATAAATGGCTGGCGCAAATTTATGAATCGGTGCGTCCGGTGGGGCAGACAGGTGCGCTTGTTTGGGCTGCGCTTGGTCCTGAAACCATCAAAATGATCCATGAGCATACTGATATCAATCGTATTCGCGATGATATTGACGAGTTGATCATGGACGAGCACGCTATTTTTACCCTGACCGCTAAAGAACAGGAACAACGCGCCAAACGCCTGGAGATTGATCTTATGGGGCGTTTGCGCGGTAGCCATGATCCTAAATTTGTGGCATTGGGTGAGCGTCTGGAAAAACTGCGTCAGGACTATGAAGCTGGTGTTATCAAGGCTATCGACTGGTTGAAAGGTCTATTGGATGCTGCGAAAGAGACCGTACAAGCCGAGCGCGAAACGGGCGAGCGCCCAGTAACTGAAGCTGATAATAAACAGGCTTTGACCAAGCTTTTCCTCGAAACACGCCCAGAAACTACTCCAAAGTTAATCGGTGATGTTGTTGAGCAAATCGATAAGATCGTTAAAGCAACCCGCTTCGATGGCTGGCAAAACTCCAACAGTGGCCCGCGTGAAATCCAAAAGGCGCTTTTGCTGACCTTGGCCCAGTTTGGACTAGGGAAAGATAAAGAGTTGTTCAGGAAGGCGTATGGGTACATTGAGGAGCATTATTAA
- a CDS encoding restriction endonuclease subunit S — MTSKQRIKFGDICREVKITTKDPIADGYERYIGLEHLDSGSLKIKRWGIIEEDNPSFTRVFKKGHILFGKRRPYLKKAAIAEFDGVCSGDIIVLESNQDEIVSTLLPFILQKDLFWDHAIKTSSGSLSPRTKFTSLKAFELTIPSRSEQVSVSNLLKSNLKNYALGMDALDTLAVYRQKLIDSFFERFSSYPQLPLVDLISIKNGYAYSGKNIGDEETDSVIVTPGNFHLGGGYNASKDRFYSGDVIRDFKLRGGDLIVNMTDLSKDGDTLGLPAFIPESSKKYLHNQRVGLVEFRSQELKPSFLFMFMCSTQFRRKIVATSSGTTVRHTSVAKLLDFNLPIPPVELQISASNANKHLEELKCNLQRRENIYRSIINTF, encoded by the coding sequence ATGACTAGTAAACAAAGAATTAAGTTTGGTGATATTTGCCGAGAAGTAAAGATTACCACCAAAGATCCGATTGCCGATGGTTATGAACGATATATTGGTCTGGAGCACTTGGATTCTGGCTCGCTCAAGATTAAACGTTGGGGAATAATCGAAGAAGATAATCCAAGTTTTACTCGGGTTTTCAAAAAAGGTCATATCTTATTTGGAAAACGTCGCCCTTATCTTAAAAAAGCGGCAATTGCAGAGTTTGATGGGGTATGCTCTGGTGATATTATTGTTTTAGAATCTAATCAAGACGAGATAGTCTCTACTTTATTGCCATTTATCTTGCAGAAGGATTTGTTTTGGGATCACGCGATTAAGACATCAAGCGGTTCTCTATCTCCAAGAACTAAATTTACGTCGTTAAAAGCTTTCGAACTTACAATTCCGTCGAGGTCAGAACAAGTTAGTGTTTCTAATTTATTGAAAAGTAATTTGAAAAACTACGCTCTAGGTATGGATGCATTAGACACATTGGCCGTGTATCGTCAAAAGCTTATTGATTCTTTTTTTGAAAGATTTTCAAGTTATCCACAATTACCGTTGGTTGATCTAATTTCAATTAAAAATGGTTATGCATACAGTGGTAAAAACATCGGCGATGAAGAAACAGATTCTGTAATTGTTACCCCCGGTAATTTTCATCTAGGAGGTGGGTACAACGCTTCCAAAGATAGATTTTATAGTGGTGATGTTATCCGTGACTTTAAGTTACGTGGTGGTGATTTAATCGTGAATATGACTGATCTTTCAAAGGATGGTGATACATTGGGGTTGCCAGCCTTCATTCCAGAGTCTAGTAAGAAATATCTACATAATCAGAGGGTTGGTTTGGTGGAGTTTAGATCGCAAGAACTTAAACCAAGTTTCTTGTTTATGTTCATGTGTTCTACTCAATTTAGAAGAAAAATAGTTGCAACGAGTAGCGGTACGACTGTTAGGCATACATCTGTCGCAAAATTGTTGGACTTTAATCTTCCTATACCGCCTGTTGAACTTCAGATTTCTGCAAGTAATGCTAATAAGCATTTAGAGGAACTTAAGTGCAATTTGCAACGTAGAGAAAATATCTATAGAAGTATAATTAACACATTCTAA
- a CDS encoding class I SAM-dependent DNA methyltransferase encodes MSNKKLEELLWGAAEFLRGQIDASDYKQYVFPLLFYKRLSDVYLEEYNEAMELHEGDAEYAAMPMFHRFNIPVEASWEKVRNTSKNIGEAIQNALRLIEANNPRLHGVFGDAQWTNKERLPDHLLADLIEHFSKIPLGIKSVAQDDLGEAYEYLIKKFADDSGHTAAEFYTNRTVVHLMTRIMGLKPGETAYDPTCGTGGMLLNAVMDLRARGEEWRSVHLYGQEVNLLTSAIARMNMFLHDIEEFDVLRGDTLAEPKFIENDRLKQFDVIFANPPYSIKKWNRDKFAADPYGRNLYGVPPQGCADYAFYTHIIKSLKPDTGRAAMLWPHGVLFRDSEQSIRKQVIESDIIEAVIGLGPNLFYNSPMESCVVVLNCNKSAERKNKVLFINGVEYVTRERAHSRLSDNDLAVLCEAFFNPDMQSHITALVDIEAIKDNVYNLSIPLYVQAQSSVETHDIQHAIEAWKISRVQLKKHTNKLFDSLTKLGYEVEKND; translated from the coding sequence ATGAGTAATAAAAAACTGGAAGAGCTGCTCTGGGGAGCTGCTGAGTTTCTTCGCGGCCAAATCGACGCTTCAGACTACAAGCAGTATGTCTTCCCCTTGCTATTTTATAAACGCCTGTCAGATGTCTATCTGGAAGAATATAACGAGGCGATGGAGCTCCATGAAGGCGATGCCGAATATGCCGCCATGCCGATGTTTCACCGTTTCAACATTCCAGTTGAAGCCAGTTGGGAAAAGGTCCGCAATACCAGTAAAAACATCGGTGAAGCGATCCAGAATGCGCTTCGACTAATTGAAGCCAATAACCCGCGTTTACATGGCGTCTTCGGTGATGCGCAGTGGACCAACAAAGAGCGCCTGCCCGATCATCTGCTGGCTGATCTGATTGAACATTTCAGTAAAATCCCGCTCGGCATTAAATCTGTCGCCCAGGATGATCTTGGTGAAGCCTACGAATACCTGATTAAAAAATTCGCTGATGATTCCGGCCATACGGCAGCAGAGTTCTACACCAACCGAACAGTCGTACATTTAATGACGCGCATTATGGGCTTAAAACCGGGTGAAACTGCCTATGACCCAACGTGCGGTACTGGCGGGATGTTGCTAAATGCAGTGATGGATCTCCGTGCAAGAGGTGAAGAGTGGCGCTCTGTGCACCTTTATGGACAGGAGGTGAACCTGTTAACCTCTGCTATCGCCCGTATGAATATGTTCCTCCACGACATTGAAGAGTTTGATGTACTGCGCGGCGATACTCTGGCCGAACCTAAGTTTATTGAAAACGATCGACTTAAGCAGTTTGATGTAATTTTTGCCAACCCGCCGTACTCCATCAAAAAATGGAATCGTGACAAGTTTGCTGCCGATCCATATGGTCGTAATCTTTATGGCGTACCACCGCAAGGCTGCGCTGATTATGCTTTTTATACCCATATAATCAAAAGCTTAAAACCCGATACCGGTCGTGCTGCTATGCTTTGGCCACATGGTGTTCTGTTCCGCGATTCCGAGCAGAGCATTCGTAAACAGGTGATTGAATCTGACATTATTGAAGCGGTAATTGGTTTGGGACCGAACCTGTTTTATAACTCGCCGATGGAATCTTGCGTGGTGGTGCTTAATTGCAATAAATCAGCTGAGCGCAAAAATAAGGTTCTGTTTATCAATGGGGTAGAATATGTTACCCGGGAGCGAGCGCATAGTCGCTTATCAGATAATGATTTGGCGGTGTTATGCGAGGCTTTTTTTAATCCGGATATGCAAAGCCACATTACTGCTTTAGTAGATATCGAGGCTATTAAAGATAATGTCTACAACTTATCGATACCACTGTATGTCCAAGCACAAAGTAGTGTCGAAACTCATGACATTCAGCATGCTATAGAGGCATGGAAAATCAGCCGCGTGCAATTAAAAAAACATACTAATAAATTATTCGATAGCCTCACGAAGTTAGGTTATGAGGTGGAGAAAAATGACTAG
- a CDS encoding class I SAM-dependent DNA methyltransferase — protein sequence MTLINLKDLEAHLWHAAHIITGPIDASDYKTYIFPILFFKRICDVYDEEFADAMESVGDAELAKGKMFHRIQIPENCHWRDVFAETKDIGQALKDSFRGIELANPKLHGIFGDASWTNKERLSDELLATLLNHFNKVNLGVASVRDDVMGRAYEYLIKRFADKANKKAGEFYTPRTIVRLMVNILDPKAGESVYDPACGTGGMLLETIYHVKENGGDPRLLKIKGQEKNLTTEAIARMNLFLHGQEDFDIVRGDTLREPKFLKSDRLETFDCVVANPPFSLKEWGYDLWSNDLYGRKQYGLAPKTNGDFAWVQHMFASLNDNGRMAVVLPHGVLFRGGSEGAIRTKLLQENRIVAIIGVASNLFYGTGIPACILVLRKSRPATHKDHVLIINAEEIYTKGRAQNTLSNKQADDIYQIYHDQAQQGPDAKEIEGVARWVPLKEIEENDFNLNIARYVQKPLEEETISVEEALKDFQRKLAELEKAEEELEALLIKEGFEV from the coding sequence ATGACACTGATTAACCTAAAAGACCTCGAGGCCCATCTTTGGCATGCAGCCCATATTATTACTGGGCCTATTGATGCGTCAGATTACAAAACGTACATTTTCCCCATCCTGTTCTTCAAGCGCATTTGTGATGTATATGACGAAGAATTTGCCGATGCGATGGAGAGCGTTGGGGATGCAGAGCTTGCCAAGGGGAAGATGTTTCACCGTATTCAGATACCAGAGAATTGTCACTGGCGCGATGTTTTCGCTGAGACCAAAGACATTGGCCAGGCCTTAAAAGACTCCTTCCGTGGTATAGAACTGGCAAACCCTAAACTGCATGGTATTTTTGGGGATGCCAGTTGGACCAATAAAGAACGCCTTTCAGATGAGTTACTGGCTACGCTACTTAATCACTTCAATAAGGTGAACCTGGGTGTTGCAAGTGTCCGTGATGATGTCATGGGCCGCGCATATGAGTATCTAATCAAACGTTTTGCAGACAAAGCTAACAAAAAAGCTGGTGAGTTCTACACCCCACGCACAATCGTTCGTTTGATGGTTAACATTCTCGATCCAAAAGCGGGTGAGAGTGTTTACGATCCAGCCTGTGGCACAGGCGGTATGTTGCTCGAGACGATTTACCACGTAAAAGAAAACGGTGGCGATCCGCGCTTGCTAAAAATCAAAGGTCAGGAGAAAAACCTGACGACGGAAGCTATTGCACGGATGAACCTGTTCCTCCACGGTCAGGAAGACTTCGATATTGTTCGGGGGGATACGTTACGCGAACCTAAGTTTTTAAAAAGTGATCGTTTAGAAACCTTCGATTGCGTTGTTGCCAACCCACCGTTTAGCTTGAAGGAGTGGGGATACGATCTGTGGTCTAATGATCTCTATGGCCGTAAGCAATATGGCTTGGCACCTAAAACAAATGGTGATTTTGCCTGGGTGCAGCATATGTTTGCTTCACTTAACGACAATGGGCGTATGGCTGTCGTATTACCTCATGGTGTGCTGTTTCGTGGCGGATCTGAGGGGGCAATTCGAACCAAATTGTTGCAAGAAAATCGCATTGTAGCGATTATTGGTGTCGCTTCCAATCTGTTCTACGGCACTGGTATTCCTGCGTGTATTTTGGTGCTGCGCAAATCACGCCCGGCAACTCATAAAGATCATGTATTGATCATCAATGCTGAAGAAATCTATACCAAGGGGCGTGCGCAGAATACGCTGTCCAACAAGCAGGCCGATGACATATACCAAATCTATCATGACCAGGCGCAACAGGGTCCAGATGCAAAAGAAATCGAAGGTGTAGCGCGCTGGGTTCCTCTAAAGGAGATTGAAGAAAATGACTTCAATCTAAATATTGCTCGTTATGTGCAAAAGCCACTCGAAGAAGAAACCATCAGTGTGGAAGAGGCGCTCAAAGATTTTCAACGGAAGCTGGCTGAACTGGAAAAAGCAGAAGAGGAGCTGGAAGCCTTGCTTATCAAAGAAGGGTTCGAAGTATGA
- a CDS encoding topoisomerase II, producing the protein MNKTWTRIVIVVIAAAAVAFWVFFDRQRAPERQMDNALNAMPAWQVIKEQEPALHQRILDQMAALQKAGEPEQQIIDTIQPQILHLQMTRLQNAPDANVVNYMTINMEQTAAIQKVSDDACFRFLYPMVKGGINPMRMLDKDLMARRMQADADMMRAAYGKNRHTVTQAEREAAVEDVRPIMKELADKYGEDIQLLQTPEKAVGKEKLSCDMVQEMWAKVLALPEQKAARVIRLAVSELD; encoded by the coding sequence ATGAATAAAACGTGGACCCGTATTGTGATTGTCGTCATTGCGGCTGCCGCCGTGGCGTTCTGGGTGTTTTTCGACAGGCAGCGCGCCCCGGAACGACAGATGGATAACGCCCTTAACGCGATGCCCGCCTGGCAGGTGATTAAGGAGCAGGAGCCCGCGCTGCATCAGCGCATCCTCGACCAGATGGCCGCCCTGCAAAAAGCGGGCGAGCCGGAGCAGCAGATTATCGACACCATCCAGCCGCAGATCCTGCATCTGCAGATGACGCGCCTGCAAAACGCCCCGGACGCCAACGTGGTGAACTACATGACCATCAACATGGAACAGACCGCCGCCATCCAAAAGGTGAGCGACGACGCCTGTTTCCGCTTCCTCTACCCGATGGTGAAGGGCGGCATCAACCCGATGCGCATGCTGGATAAAGACCTGATGGCCCGGCGCATGCAGGCCGACGCCGACATGATGCGCGCGGCCTACGGCAAAAACCGCCACACCGTGACCCAGGCCGAGCGCGAGGCGGCAGTCGAAGATGTGCGGCCGATTATGAAGGAACTTGCCGATAAGTACGGTGAGGACATCCAGCTGCTGCAGACACCGGAGAAGGCGGTGGGCAAAGAGAAGCTCTCCTGCGATATGGTGCAGGAGATGTGGGCAAAGGTGCTGGCGCTGCCGGAGCAGAAGGCGGCGAGGGTGATTCGGCTGGCGGTGTCTGAGCTGGACTGA
- the miaE gene encoding tRNA isopentenyl-2-thiomethyl-A-37 hydroxylase MiaE, translating into MDYPQILAPVLNFLQCPTPQAWIDKARDPANLPLLLTDHMVCELKAAQTALLLVRKYVADESGADALLEWLKPYEQFTFRDGPEPDFIALHRQIGKSVMPKTDDPWGQALIDRMVLLIKEELHHFWQVREAMLARDIPYVKITASRYAKGMLKEVRTHEPLTLIDKLICGAYIEARSCERFAALAPFLDDDLQKFYLSLLRSEARHYQDYLTLAQQVSDDDISPRIKLFGEIEATLISTPDNEFRFHSGVPV; encoded by the coding sequence ATGGATTACCCGCAGATACTCGCCCCTGTACTCAACTTCCTCCAGTGCCCGACCCCGCAAGCATGGATTGATAAAGCCCGCGACCCGGCGAACCTGCCGCTGCTGCTCACCGACCACATGGTGTGCGAGCTCAAGGCCGCCCAGACCGCGCTGCTGCTGGTGCGTAAATACGTCGCCGACGAAAGCGGTGCCGACGCGCTGCTCGAGTGGCTCAAACCTTACGAGCAGTTCACCTTCCGCGACGGCCCGGAGCCGGACTTCATCGCCCTGCACAGGCAGATTGGCAAAAGCGTGATGCCCAAAACCGACGACCCGTGGGGCCAGGCGCTCATCGACAGGATGGTGCTGCTGATTAAAGAGGAGCTGCACCACTTCTGGCAGGTGCGCGAGGCGATGCTGGCCCGCGACATTCCCTACGTCAAAATCACCGCCAGCCGCTACGCCAAAGGGATGCTGAAGGAAGTGCGCACCCACGAGCCGCTGACGCTGATCGACAAGCTCATCTGCGGCGCCTACATCGAAGCCCGCTCCTGCGAACGCTTCGCCGCGCTGGCCCCGTTCCTTGACGACGACCTGCAGAAGTTCTATCTCTCGCTGCTGCGCTCGGAAGCGCGCCACTATCAGGACTACCTGACGCTGGCCCAGCAGGTGAGCGACGACGATATCTCACCGCGCATAAAGCTTTTTGGCGAAATTGAAGCCACACTTATCTCGACACCGGACAACGAGTTTCGCTTCCACAGCGGCGTGCCGGTGTAA